The following nucleotide sequence is from Hylaeus volcanicus isolate JK05 chromosome 3, UHH_iyHylVolc1.0_haploid, whole genome shotgun sequence.
ACCGTCTATATCGTAAATAAGgtttacgattattttttacgaaaCTAGACATTTCaggattttaatttcaaacttgtaatttttaacagactatcgaaacatttatattttttaaaggcCAGCTTTGAAATTGTTGGCATAATCAGCCTCGGTGGTTAAGACAGATATCAcgatcgaaagaaattaaacggaaaacactgataCGAGGTTTGGCACTCACCGCGGTCGCCAGCACGCAAGCAACAGCAACGATGATTTTCATGCTTCGGGTTCGATTGATATACGAACTTTAATCCCAAAAAGACAGAACGAATCGATTCTCGAAACTGATTTCGCTGAATAGTATCACCGACTGGTAACCGTAGGTCTCTTTGgatgttatttatatagaatccATGCCGAAAAATAGCTGGTGTTAAGGTCTGACAGGGTACAGCAGGAAACAAGATAATACCCCGAATCAACGAGTTTACATAAGACGCGGTTCAAGTACACATAAAACGCTTCCATTACGGACAATTCGAGTCGGATTTGTCACGATAAGTGATTGTTTTCTATCGCGGAATGAGACTGCTTAAGAAAATTACGCGATCGAAACGGCAGCATTACCGATGCGCGATGATGAAACGTCATACGAAAATCGCGTGCGCTATAATTTTCTCGCAGTACCGAGTACCGAGCTCTGCGAATATTCCTTCTGCGAATCGTTGGCTACTCGACCAATTATTCGCGTATTCGGTTAAGAATGAAAACTTTCTTTAAGATGGATGTTTTTCAAGGCTATCGGTTTAGTTGCATATatcatgtattatataataaagagAATAGAATGTACTGTGGTGGTGAACAAAGTTCCAGTACGATACAAGGTttcgatgaataataatatacatacatacataatacaCGCACGCACAGACGATTATCAATTGACGGTCATTTAATATTCCCGCACCTCTTGCCGCTAAATCTACATCGTTAAATCATTAGATTTGATCTTTTTACGTTTCCGTTGTTAtccaatcatttttattgtcgAAGCTATTGTTTATCTAGGAAACATTCGATGAACGAATAGGCCATTTTGCACTCGTCCGATGTGCCTTTAACTGAAAGAAACGACATACGGTAACGTTAACGatggataaataattattctttatcaAGTTGATTCGTTTGACATTTTTGCGCTTGGCTTACCTTTTTCGGCACATTCTTCCAACACTTTTTTGGAGCCTTGAACCATTTGCGGATCTTCGGGAAAAATGGTTTCGATAAACTGGATGGCCGGTACCAAGTCCAGTTTCGAGTCTTTCAACTGAAATCCGTACGACAACGTGATACGcgaatttgtttattacagATTGGTCCATTTTCATCGACCGATATCGCTTACCGCGCCCATTGCTTTTAACGTGCATGCACGAAGACACGAAGCTCCTTCGAGTCCTGCCTTTGCGTCGTTATCGAATGCATCTCGTGGATTTTCTGAAATATAGTTGAAGGAACACCCAACGTTCCGCtccgataaaataataacagatAACAGACGATAAGGGGAtagattcaatttaaaaaatggttgCGTTGCAAGAATCTATGACTAACACTTACGTTCGGTAAGACCATTTTCTTTGGCGCACGTTACAAATTGTTCCCTGTACTTTTCCAAGTAGGCATCGACGATATCCGCGCGAACCATTGACTTCGATTTAACGAGTAcaaattaatcgaaacgaatcTAAGTTTCGGTGAagattttatatgaaattatcgTCTGTGTACTTACCGCGGCTAGCAAAATACACGAGATAACGAAAAGACTGTTCATCTTGACTATTTGCAATAGGTTGTCCTGCGGTGGAAAATGTTGTTGAACGATTGAATCGTCTTAATTGTTGGAGCTTGCTATTTATAACGCGAATAAGATTGCAAAAAATATCGTTGCATCACGTGTATCGACGTTACTAATGTAtactttgtaaaaaaaaaaggtactaCGCACGTGATAATTACTAGGTTCGATCCTTTCATGTTTGTTTTTCTATGCATGCTACATATCAATGTCGAGACTTGTATCGCAGATGGTATCaacaataaagaaacgaacgagaaaAAATCTCATTTGGTATGCACGTAACTCTGCTACAATTGACCAATGACTTGGGAATTAATGAGTGTGTAAACGATTAATGATTAACGATTAACGATCGATAAAggtagtttgaaataaattgttggcTTTCGATTCTTATCTATCTCTTATTTTGCTCGTGGTTTGACAATCATTAAGTGTTATTCGTCGATTCTTAACACATTCGTTAAGACACA
It contains:
- the LOC128873142 gene encoding uncharacterized protein LOC128873142, with translation MNSLFVISCILLAASMVRADIVDAYLEKYREQFVTCAKENGLTEQNPRDAFDNDAKAGLEGASCLRACTLKAMGALKDSKLDLVPAIQFIETIFPEDPQMVQGSKKVLEECAEKVKGTSDECKMAYSFIECFLDKQ